From the genome of Lytechinus pictus isolate F3 Inbred chromosome 4, Lp3.0, whole genome shotgun sequence:
gtaattaattCGACCGTAGAATACTGATTGAGGTCAGAAGAACAGCTAATATTTCGAAGATAGTCTAATACGTCGAATATAATAGTATGATAGTAAAATAATGCGCGGGTCTGTCACATTAGGGCGTTGAAATCATAGGCGTCGATCCCGGATGGggtacgtgcccccccccccctcttgattttcaaagcttaatttttttttaccactttCAAAGCATTTGTGACATATTTTTAAATCTGaattcatattatatctatataaatttttatttatgaCGCGTTCCCGGCAatcaccgccccccccccccccccgagatgaACAAGAAGTTATGCTCCGTACTGATTTCGATATTTCCAAGGGTGCAGAAGGAAttcacatcccccccccccgccaaatgaaaTAGCCGCGACTGGTTAAAATGATGTATGTACAACGCTATCTTGGGCATATACCCGGGGGCATATACTCGGGGGCATATACCCCTCTCCCTAAAAAAAACACTGGGTCAGAGTGATAAGAACCAGTAGGCTTCTAAGTACGGGCTCTCACAAGTTTACCTTTACTTAGTGTTTACCGACGGACGCTTGTcagtattttattcattaaccCCTTTtcctttgatataaaaaatgcaGTATTTGAattcaagaaattgaaaaatgtgaACAAGAAGTAATTTTCTGATTAAAGTAAATAATCATAATGTGGTGTTAACAGATGGCTATTGCAGAAAGAAATTCAATTAAAAGTAAAATGTCTTGTCACATGTATGTCGTCTGAAAAGTTCAGgaaagcgtttcatgaaaggacctgCCGGCCGTTTTATGCGACAGTTACCATAATGACattgcttcttagccaatcaaatcaagGACAGATTTCAGATATGACAATGTGTCggacaaaaaaatcttgatgatCGTCTAtctatatttatgaaatgagaaATGTACTTTCATTTGCTTACAGATTCACACTAGAATATCCGTTGATTTAGCATTAACCATACCTCCAATCAAAAGAATTTTAGATAAAACTCCGATGAGTTGATGAATTGGCAGTTTTGATTTTCCTCGACGACACATGCTTTCTAAAGGTGTTCTATGACACCACAAATAacatgttcatattttttctaatatAACCGATTGTGTATACTAGCAAAAACATCATTTGCATTCTTATTAATTAGTAAATTTGCAAGTGATAAACcgatttttaaatatcaaatcgCTTTTAGACTCTCCATTGCAAGAAGGGGATCTTCACGGGTGGTAATGGAGGGGGGtagattttatttccaaaaattgcatctttttttaaacacaccCTTATTATCTACTAATCATACTAATGACTTTCACTGATTCACCTCTCTTTCCTTGAAGCGTGAATGTATCTCAGTTCACATCGGCCAAGCCGGAGTCCAGATCGGTAATGCCTGCTGGGAGTTGTACTGTCTTGAGCATGGCATCCAGCCTGATGGTCAGATGCCCTCAGACAAGACCATCGGAGGTGGTGATGACTCCTTCAACACCTTCTTTAGTGAGACTGGAGCCGGCAAGCACGTGCCCCGTGCCGTCTTCGTCGATCTCGAGCCAACCGTAGTCGGTAAGCAAAATCGATAATTTTGTCAGAGTGGTAGCCTACGTCATGTCAATCCCAAATGAAGCCTAATGTTATTTTCCGTCGAGGCTAATAAGTTGTCTTTTCTAAcatctttgtttgtttttttctaacACATTCTGGCATTTTGGCATTCTGGCAAATTACTCCAAAGTAGGATAAGAGAATTGTCAAATAAATACCTTGCTCAATGGCGTAGGTGCCGTGTGTGGAGATTGAATCCCGGACTTGCATGTGTCTTGTTATGTGCCTATGTCCACTCAGCAAAGGCACCTCCGATCTTCGCCCGGTACCGATTTACAGAAATTGATAAATTCCAATTTCATATCCTCATGCATGTCTAGCCACTCTTTTTAGTTTCTCTACttgtaaccatgaacatatATTTTGGAACCTTTTCATTCCCATAtaagaataatgaataaatgagctTTATTAACGCATGGAACAAAATCGATGGTGGTGATATGTACTCCATAATCGATGTGATAAGGATAGCAATTTAAAagtatcatatatatatatatatatatatatatatatatatatatatatatgtccataACGTCTTTAAATTCATCTGTTAAAATCATTATCCCCCAGTTTGTCTCGAGACTGCGTTGGGTACTCACTTGTAAATAAACTACACAAGccatttagaaaatatatatatatgtttggaTCTCTACAGACCCATAGAGAAAAAGTATTATCTCCtcgatttaaaaataaatttgtgtttATTCATATTATGGTGTAATAACATCTATTAGGTTTATCAGTGATCATTATTGTGCACTAATCATCATCTTGGGATTTTCACCTCTAACATGTTTATAGTTGCAACACCGATTCCTCACAACCCAATGGTTTTAATTAAAACACATAGCTCTTCCAGCGCACGTCAATGTTGATAACCAGgggatttcatgaaatgaaaggaATGGTCGAATATTATATTCGAAAATAtaatgttttatctgacagtaaTGATAGTAACAGCCAGACATTATGTACTTATAAGCTTATCAATATCAAGGACTTGTTAGACACAAGTGTTAATGAAATgctattttttatcattgtagATGAGGTCCGTACCGGAACTTACCGCCAGCTCTTTCATCCTGAGCAGCTGATCACCGGTAAGGAGGATGCTGCCAACAACTACGCTCGTGGCCACTACACGGTTGGAAAAGAAATCATCGATATTGTCCTCGACAGGATCAGGAAACTGGCTGATCAATGCACGGGTCTACAGGGTTTCCTTCTCTTTCACAGCTTCGGTGGTGGCACCGGGTCAGGGTTCTCTTCATTGCTAATGGAGCGTCTCTCTGTTGACTATGGAAAGAAGTCCAAGCTGGAGTTTGCCATTTACCCAGCTCCTCAGGTTTCAACCGCAGTTGTTGAACCCTACAACTCCATCTTGACTACCCACACTACCCTGGAGCACTCTGACTGTGCCTTTATGGTCGACAACGAGGCTATCTACGATATCTGCCGTCGCAACCTCGACATCGAACGTCCAACCTACACCAACCTGAATCGCTTGATGGGCCAGATTGTCTCCTCCATCACTGCATCTCTGCGGTTCGATGGTGCCCTCAACGTTGATTTGACAGAGTTCCAGACCAATCTCGTACCCTACCCACGCATCCATTTCCCTTTGGCAACCTATGCCCCAGTAATCTCTGCCGAGAAGGCTTACCATGAGCAGTTGACTGTTGCTGAGATCACCAATGCATGTTTCGAGCCCGCCAACCAGATGGTGAAGTGCGACCCCCGCCACGGCAAGTACATGGCCTGCTGTCTCCTGTACCGTGGTGATGTTGTCCCCAAGGATGTCAACGCCGCAATCGCTACCATCAAGACAAAGCGTACCATCCAGTTCGTCGACTGGTGTCCAACTGGCTTTAAGGTCGGTATCAACTATCAACCTCCCACAGTTGTCCCTGGTGGTGATCTTGCCAAGGTCCAGCGTGCGGTCTGCATGTTGAGCAACACCACCGCTATCGCAGAGGCATGGGCTCGTCTCGACCATAAGTTCGATCTGATGTACGCCAAGCGTGCTTTCGTCCATTGGTACGTCGGAGAGGGTATGGAAGAAGGAGAATTCTCTGAGGCTCGTGAAGATTTGGCTGCTCTCGAGAAGGACTACGAAGAAGTCGGTGTCGACTCCGTCGatgaagagggagaagaagaaggagaggaatACTAAAAAGATTACCAATATGATGATCGTCTTTCTCAAGCGTTAATGGTCTGGTTCTCACCAATATTATCCATAATACTCAAAACTAAAATGCAACTCAATTATTGCACACACTCGGTGGTGACATATCGTTTAAATGTCTGAATATCCCCAAAAGGAAATgtaaaatcaataattcaaaGGTTGGAGAAGTGATAAGCTCTTCCAAACGTTATATCCAATTTTGCATAAAGACGAATTCACCAATTTAATTGTTGAGTGGAACCATGTaaagtggtaaatgcaacatttagaaaatattgTCACTCCTTTAACCTTTCCattgttgatttaacatttcatttttctcgaGTGTACAGACATTCTTgcgttttgtttttaaatcaaaGATACATTCGTCATTAAATATTGTTGAATTATTTACATTTAcccttcaaaaataataattattttacaatcaGAAAACCCATTAATCGTTACCACGGCAGTTTCCCCTAAAAACCTTACACCATCCGCACAATGTGGCGCAATGCACAAGCAATTAATCACGCACACGTATGTATCTGAAGGTGAAAAACCGCAGTCGATATGGGATAAAAAATTAGTTATTTCCCACCTTTTATCATGTTAATCTTAACTTAAACTGTTCACATCttcaccagggtcccgtaacacaaagttagcgattgatcgtatgaTTGATTTTCAcgactgattgtacattgtagtcaatttTATTGAATCAATCgttgaaaaatgttctacgatcattgctaagttttgtgtttaCGGGCCCAGTTACACAAATTCATGTATGTGTAAACAGTTACAAACATTTGTGATTTGTTGATAGtgattatttgaattattaatattatacgAAATTGCAATGATCTTGATTGATCTTTTCCATTTTGCAATTGTTCGCAAACCAGTGTCAGAGGGCCAGTTCTTGGATCATTGCGATACAATTTAACATGTTTACAAAAGAGGTTCTTGTTCATATCATCTTCACAGTTACACCAACAAGACCGTGTACAGACCGTCAGAGCTATTACATTATTCGATTGGCATAAtaatcggtcggtttggagttaGTTTCGTCGGTGTGACTATAGCATATAACACATGGGGCATTCGTCGTTTGGACAGAGCATGCACAATAAAGAGTATTGTTTAAGAAAAACCCTGAGTACCGTTGTCAAGTTTTAAGTACTGTTATCGCAAGTCAATGTGGATGTGTTGGTTCCAATAAtgaatttttcattcattcaaataaatattcttttcttccattttcacaaaCGAAATATAATTGTTCAACATAATTgtttatcaaaatcattttcatttatcccataaacatatatatatatatacagtgcgtcccacaaaaaacgaaaccgagatttatcgatgatttttcataacttaatcataaatacaatagacaaatgacctaccattttaaagctcaggatctcctctttcatttaaaattacctagattatttctcattcacgcatgagtgagcaaaaacaatttgaagaggggatatcaaaaagtcatttggcgggctgtatctgggtttcaaaaagaaaaccacattttaaaaaagttcaatatctgctctttaatttgatacctcaattacagaaaatggaaaaaaaataacaaagttctggttatttgaaataaggcttgaatttcaataatttcataaaatgacgaggttctacaggctagcgttcaaactcactcgacgctccgttttgttgacgatcagccatgcattaagtcttttgttaaccatgcgatagcttctgtgggaaaacGGTGAAAACACgtaatttaatgaaaattatggaaatacaagcattgtttcgaaggAACATAACtttgttacttcttgaccattttttgtgattaaggtatcaaataaaagagcagatattgaacatttTAGGCAtgcgattttctttttgaaattcagataccctccgccaaatgagtttttggtatcctttcttcaaattgtgtttgctcactcatgcgtgaatgaggaataatctaagtgaTATCAgctgaaagaggagattctgagctttaaaatggtaggtcatttgtttattgtatttgtgaataagttatgataaatcatcgtttaatctcggtttcgtttttttctgggacgcactgtatatatatatatatatatatatatatatatatataaagttatacatgtacaacagctttggcaactcttttattttaaatattgtaaagaaatggatgaagagaacaatggtaggcgtagcttaaatcaaggttccccagagctgtttaccatttggaaaaattggtgatgccgaaaaaacgtctctgccgggaatcgaacccgggcccccagctttgaacgccggtgccttaaccactagaccacagagacgggttagtggctagggcgaccccgatccgattgaccgtcagatagacagattttcgatactataccaattataatttcctttgtcgggtgaaggtgggtttcgaacaatgacaagccgccatgcttggATATATATAATAAGACAGAAGACataataagacatcagaaatgcgaaacaaattcacgagtaatgcagtttttgaagtgccaacaattaagttcttatatatatatttatatatgaaagagagagatagatacatatatttatatatacatgtacatgtatatatatatatatacatatgtctGTGTGTGTTGATTATATATGATTAACACGTTGGCcttgaaaatgataattaattCAATCACACTCCG
Proteins encoded in this window:
- the LOC129258715 gene encoding tubulin alpha-1A chain-like isoform X2, producing MRECISVHIGQAGVQIGNACWELYCLEHGIQPDGQMPSDKTIGGGDDSFNTFFSETGAGKHVPRAVFVDLEPTVVDEVRTGTYRQLFHPEQLITGKEDAANNYARGHYTVGKEIIDIVLDRIRKLADQCTGLQGFLLFHSFGGGTGSGFSSLLMERLSVDYGKKSKLEFAIYPAPQVSTAVVEPYNSILTTHTTLEHSDCAFMVDNEAIYDICRRNLDIERPTYTNLNRLMGQIVSSITASLRFDGALNVDLTEFQTNLVPYPRIHFPLATYAPVISAEKAYHEQLTVAEITNACFEPANQMVKCDPRHGKYMACCLLYRGDVVPKDVNAAIATIKTKRTIQFVDWCPTGFKVGINYQPPTVVPGGDLAKVQRAVCMLSNTTAIAEAWARLDHKFDLMYAKRAFVHWYVGEGMEEGEFSEAREDLAALEKDYEEVGVDSVDEEGEEEGEEY
- the LOC129258715 gene encoding tubulin alpha-1A chain-like isoform X1, giving the protein MAKRECISVHIGQAGVQIGNACWELYCLEHGIQPDGQMPSDKTIGGGDDSFNTFFSETGAGKHVPRAVFVDLEPTVVDEVRTGTYRQLFHPEQLITGKEDAANNYARGHYTVGKEIIDIVLDRIRKLADQCTGLQGFLLFHSFGGGTGSGFSSLLMERLSVDYGKKSKLEFAIYPAPQVSTAVVEPYNSILTTHTTLEHSDCAFMVDNEAIYDICRRNLDIERPTYTNLNRLMGQIVSSITASLRFDGALNVDLTEFQTNLVPYPRIHFPLATYAPVISAEKAYHEQLTVAEITNACFEPANQMVKCDPRHGKYMACCLLYRGDVVPKDVNAAIATIKTKRTIQFVDWCPTGFKVGINYQPPTVVPGGDLAKVQRAVCMLSNTTAIAEAWARLDHKFDLMYAKRAFVHWYVGEGMEEGEFSEAREDLAALEKDYEEVGVDSVDEEGEEEGEEY
- the LOC129258715 gene encoding tubulin alpha-1A chain-like isoform X3, translated to MPSDKTIGGGDDSFNTFFSETGAGKHVPRAVFVDLEPTVVDEVRTGTYRQLFHPEQLITGKEDAANNYARGHYTVGKEIIDIVLDRIRKLADQCTGLQGFLLFHSFGGGTGSGFSSLLMERLSVDYGKKSKLEFAIYPAPQVSTAVVEPYNSILTTHTTLEHSDCAFMVDNEAIYDICRRNLDIERPTYTNLNRLMGQIVSSITASLRFDGALNVDLTEFQTNLVPYPRIHFPLATYAPVISAEKAYHEQLTVAEITNACFEPANQMVKCDPRHGKYMACCLLYRGDVVPKDVNAAIATIKTKRTIQFVDWCPTGFKVGINYQPPTVVPGGDLAKVQRAVCMLSNTTAIAEAWARLDHKFDLMYAKRAFVHWYVGEGMEEGEFSEAREDLAALEKDYEEVGVDSVDEEGEEEGEEY